Proteins from a genomic interval of Dunckerocampus dactyliophorus isolate RoL2022-P2 chromosome 5, RoL_Ddac_1.1, whole genome shotgun sequence:
- the wasla gene encoding WASP like actin nucleation promoting factor a isoform X3 codes for MTLCSAVVQVYGADRSCSWVKKCCGVACLVKDNPQRSYFIRVFDIKEGKTMFEQELYHNFSISCSRSYFISFVGDSSQMGLNFASEEEAKRFRVAINDLLSRRQRKTGPALPMATVDIKNPEINNVRLLNSHGHQPPYHINNVLSHGGLTRKDKKTKVKKKKLTKADIGTPSNFQHIGHVGWDPNTGFDLNNLDPELKNLFDMCGISEAQLKDRETSKVIYDFIEKKGGVEAVKNELRRQAPPPPPSRGGPPPPPPHPHNSAPPPPPSRGGRGAPPPPPPPPSRAPASAPPPPPPSRPGTLGAPPPPPPPTRGGQHPPPPHHHQHKPPPPPSLNSSPQAPPPPPPPLAHQPPVGSGSSAPAPPPPPPPPPPPPGPPPPTELDGVRRSGDSPHSPVPDGKSALLEQIRGGAQLKKVEQNHRELPSSSGRDALLDQIRQGIQLKTVSDHPESGPPTPAPTTGIVGALMEVMQKRSKAIHSSDDDEDDDEDEDFEDDDEWDD; via the exons ACGTTGTGTTCGGCGGTGGTCCAGGTCTATGGCGCTGACAGGAGCTGCAGCTGGGTGAAGAAGTGCTGCGGGGTGGCGTGTTTGGTCAAAGACAACCCGCAGAGGTCCTACTTCATCCGTGTGTTTGACATCAAG GAGGGTAAAACCATGTTCGAGCAGGAGCTGTACCACAACTTCTCCATCAGCTGCTCCAGGTCCTACTTCATCTCCTTCGTTGGAGAT AGCAGCCAAATGGGTTTGAACTTCGCCAGTGAAGAAGAGGCCAAGCGATTCCGAGTGGCCATCAACGACCTGCTCAGCCGACGACAACGCAAAACTG GTCCTGCTCTGCCCATGGCCACGGTGGACATCAAGAACCCCGAGATCAACAACGTCCGCTTGCTCAACTCTCACGGCCACCAGCCGCCGTACCACATCAACAACGTGCTGAGTCATGGTGGCCTGACACGCAAGGACAAGAAGACCAAagtcaagaagaagaagctgaccAAGGCGGACATTGGCACGCCCAGCAACTTCCA GCACATTGGACATGTGGGCTGGGATCCAAATACGGGCTTCGAT CTGAACAATTTGGACCCAGAGCTGAAGAACCTGTTCGACATGTGCGGCATCTCGGAGGCTCAGCTGAAGGACCGAGAAACCTCCAAGGTCATCTATGACTTCATCGAGAAGAAAGGAGGCGTGGAGGCAGTGAAGAATGAGCTGAGGAGGCAGG CGCCCCCACCGCCTCCCTCTCGTGGCGGCCCCCCGCCGCCCCCTCCCCATCCACACAACTCAGCCCCTCCACCTCCCCCTTCCAGAGGAGGCCGCGGGGCTCCACCTCCCCCTCCGCCTCCTCCGTCCCGCGCCCCCGCCTCGGCTCCCCCTCCCCCGCCACCGTCCAGGCCAGGAACTCTGGGTGCCCCGCCCCCACCGCCGCCTCCCACCAGGGGAGGTCAGCATCCCCCCCCTCCTCACCACCACCAACACAAACCACCGCCGCCTCCCTCCTTGAACTCTTCCCCACAAGCCCCGCCTCCTCCGCCTCCCCCGCTGGCTCATCAGCCCCCAGTGGGCAGCGGCAGCTCCGCCCCTGCCccgcctcctccccctcctcctccacccccACCGCCAGGCCCCCCGCCCCCTACGGAGCTGGATGGCGTGCGCAGAAGCGGGGACTCGCCTCATTCGCCGGTCCCCGACGGGAAGTCGGCGCTGCTGGAGCAGATTCGAGGGGGTGCCCAGCTAAAGAAAGTGGAGCAGAACCACCGAGAACTGCCGTCCAGCAGCGGGCGGGACGCACTGCTGGACCAGATCCGCCAGGGCATCCAACTGAAAACG GTGTCGGACCACCCGGAGTCGGGGCCACCCACGCCGGCCCCCACGACGGGCATCGTGGGCGCCCTCATGGAAGTGATGCAGAAGAGGAGCAAAGCCATCCATTCCTCAG ACGACGACGAGGATGACGACGAAGACGAAGACTTTGAGGACGACGACGAGTGGGACGACTGA
- the wasla gene encoding WASP like actin nucleation promoting factor a isoform X2, whose product MNSHPPLRRAANVGSMLLTPQENDCLFGYLGRKCATLCSAVVQVYGADRSCSWVKKCCGVACLVKDNPQRSYFIRVFDIKEGKTMFEQELYHNFSISCSRSYFISFVGDSSQMGLNFASEEEAKRFRVAINDLLSRRQRKTGPALPMATVDIKNPEINNVRLLNSHGHQPPYHINNVLSHGGLTRKDKKTKVKKKKLTKADIGTPSNFQHIGHVGWDPNTGFDLNNLDPELKNLFDMCGISEAQLKDRETSKVIYDFIEKKGGVEAVKNELRRQAPPPPPSRGGPPPPPPHPHNSAPPPPPSRGGRGAPPPPPPPPSRAPASAPPPPPPSRPGTLGAPPPPPPPTRGGQHPPPPHHHQHKPPPPPSLNSSPQAPPPPPPPLAHQPPVGSGSSAPAPPPPPPPPPPPPGPPPPTELDGVRRSGDSPHSPVPDGKSALLEQIRGGAQLKKVEQNHRELPSSSGRDALLDQIRQGIQLKTVSDHPESGPPTPAPTTGIVGALMEVMQKRSKAIHSSDDDEDDDEDEDFEDDDEWDD is encoded by the exons ATGAACAGCCACCCGCCGCTCCGCAGGGCCGCTAATGTGGGCTCCATGCTGCTGACCCCGCAGGAGAACGACTGCCTGTTCGGCTACCTGGGCAGGAAATGTGCG ACGTTGTGTTCGGCGGTGGTCCAGGTCTATGGCGCTGACAGGAGCTGCAGCTGGGTGAAGAAGTGCTGCGGGGTGGCGTGTTTGGTCAAAGACAACCCGCAGAGGTCCTACTTCATCCGTGTGTTTGACATCAAG GAGGGTAAAACCATGTTCGAGCAGGAGCTGTACCACAACTTCTCCATCAGCTGCTCCAGGTCCTACTTCATCTCCTTCGTTGGAGAT AGCAGCCAAATGGGTTTGAACTTCGCCAGTGAAGAAGAGGCCAAGCGATTCCGAGTGGCCATCAACGACCTGCTCAGCCGACGACAACGCAAAACTG GTCCTGCTCTGCCCATGGCCACGGTGGACATCAAGAACCCCGAGATCAACAACGTCCGCTTGCTCAACTCTCACGGCCACCAGCCGCCGTACCACATCAACAACGTGCTGAGTCATGGTGGCCTGACACGCAAGGACAAGAAGACCAAagtcaagaagaagaagctgaccAAGGCGGACATTGGCACGCCCAGCAACTTCCA GCACATTGGACATGTGGGCTGGGATCCAAATACGGGCTTCGAT CTGAACAATTTGGACCCAGAGCTGAAGAACCTGTTCGACATGTGCGGCATCTCGGAGGCTCAGCTGAAGGACCGAGAAACCTCCAAGGTCATCTATGACTTCATCGAGAAGAAAGGAGGCGTGGAGGCAGTGAAGAATGAGCTGAGGAGGCAGG CGCCCCCACCGCCTCCCTCTCGTGGCGGCCCCCCGCCGCCCCCTCCCCATCCACACAACTCAGCCCCTCCACCTCCCCCTTCCAGAGGAGGCCGCGGGGCTCCACCTCCCCCTCCGCCTCCTCCGTCCCGCGCCCCCGCCTCGGCTCCCCCTCCCCCGCCACCGTCCAGGCCAGGAACTCTGGGTGCCCCGCCCCCACCGCCGCCTCCCACCAGGGGAGGTCAGCATCCCCCCCCTCCTCACCACCACCAACACAAACCACCGCCGCCTCCCTCCTTGAACTCTTCCCCACAAGCCCCGCCTCCTCCGCCTCCCCCGCTGGCTCATCAGCCCCCAGTGGGCAGCGGCAGCTCCGCCCCTGCCccgcctcctccccctcctcctccacccccACCGCCAGGCCCCCCGCCCCCTACGGAGCTGGATGGCGTGCGCAGAAGCGGGGACTCGCCTCATTCGCCGGTCCCCGACGGGAAGTCGGCGCTGCTGGAGCAGATTCGAGGGGGTGCCCAGCTAAAGAAAGTGGAGCAGAACCACCGAGAACTGCCGTCCAGCAGCGGGCGGGACGCACTGCTGGACCAGATCCGCCAGGGCATCCAACTGAAAACG GTGTCGGACCACCCGGAGTCGGGGCCACCCACGCCGGCCCCCACGACGGGCATCGTGGGCGCCCTCATGGAAGTGATGCAGAAGAGGAGCAAAGCCATCCATTCCTCAG ACGACGACGAGGATGACGACGAAGACGAAGACTTTGAGGACGACGACGAGTGGGACGACTGA